AGCGGGTGCCATACTGCCGGTTGTAGGCGCCGCACATCTTGATGCCCGCGATCTTGGCCACCGCATAGGGCTCGTTGGTCGGCTCCAGGGCCCCGGTCAGGAGGTGCTCCTCCCGCATGGGCTGCGGAGCATGCTTCGGGTAGATGCAGCTGGAGCCAAGAAAGAGCAGCTTCTGCACGCCGTGGCGCCAGGCAGCATGGATGACGTTGGTCTGGATCGTCAGGTTATCATAAATGAAATCGGCCGGATAGGTGTTGTTGGCCAGGATGCCGCCCACCCGCGCCGCAGCCAGGATCACCACCTCGGGCCGTTCCGCCTGGAAGAAGGTGTGCACGGCCTGTTGATCGGTGAGGTCAAGCTCGGCATGGGTGCGGGTGATGAGGGTGCGATAACCCGCTCCAGCGAGGCGGCGCAGAAAGGCGGAGCCCGCCAGTCCCCGGTGACCGGCCACATAGATTCTGGTGTCTGGGGTCAACTGGGTGAGCATGGCGGTCATTCATGGTAGGAGAAGGCCTGGAACCCCTTCCGGGAGCACAGGTGGTCCCGCTCGGCCAGCCTGAGGTCGTCGCGCATCATCTCCTGGACCAGAGCCTTGAAGCGGGTCCGGGGCTGCCAGCCCAGGACCGTCCGGGCCTTGGTAGGATCCCCCAGCAAGATTTCAACCTCGGTGGGCCTGAAGTAGCGGGGGTCCACTTCCACCAGACAACGCCCTGACTCGGCATCATAGCCCTTCTCCTGGCGGCCGGCTCCTTCCCAGCGCAGGTTGATCCCGACCTCCGCGGCAGCGGTGGCCACGAATTCGCGGACGGTATGCTGCTCACCGGTGGCGATCACGAAGTCGTCAGGTGCCTCCTGCTGGAGCATGAGCCACATCATCTCCACATAGTCCCGGGCATGGCCCCAGTCCCGCCGCGCATCCAGGTTGCCCAGGAAGAGGCGATCCTGCAGGCCGAGCTTGATCCGGGCCAGGGCGCGGGTGATCTTGCGGGTGACGAAGGTTTCGCCCCGCACCGGAGATTCGTGGTTGAAAAGGATGCCGTTGCAGGCATACAGGCCGTATGCCTCCCGGTAGTTGACCGTGATCCAGTATGCATAGAGCTTGGCTACCGCGTATGGTGAGCGGGGATAGAACGGCGTTTTTTCGTTCTGGGGCACCTCCTGCACCAGTCCGTAGAGCTCGGACGTGGAGGCCTGGTAGAACCGGGTCTTCCCTGACAGGCCCAGGATACGGATGGCCTCCAGGAGCCGGAGCGCGCCCAGGGCGTCCGAGTCGGCGGTGTATTCCGGCTCTTCGAAGGAGACCTGGACATGGCTCTGGGCAGCCAGGTTGTACAGCTCGTCCGGCTGGACCTCCTGGACGACCCTGAGCAGGCTGGAGGAGTCGGTCATGTCTCCATAGTGGAGGATAAAGCGCCGGTCCGCCTCGTGGGGATCCTTGTAGAGGTGGTCGATACGGTCGGTATTGAAGAGGGAGGTGCGGCGCTTGATGCCATGCACCTCATAGCCCTTTTCCAGCAGAAGCTCGGCGAGATAGGCGCCGTCCTGTCCGGTGATGCCGGTGATCAAAGCCGTTCGTCGATTCATGGGGCGCTGGACTCCGGAACGAGGTTGGCAGTCCTGACCTTGGCCCGGGCCCTCGCATGCTTGGGGCTGCGGAACGGCAGGTGCCGGCCGGTGGACGTGGCTTGCGACTCAACAAAGGATCAGACGGTTGATCCGGGATCCGGTTTCAAGAAGGCACATGGCGCGGTAGAAGCTGCCAGAGTCGGGCATGGAAGTCGCTCAGCTCCTGCCGGGCCTCTTCCAGGGAGACCTGTTGGCCCAGAGCCATCTCCACCCGCACCAGGGCGCCATCGGTTCGCTGCCGGGTGATGGAGTCCCAAACCAGAAACAGCTTGTTCCGCCACGGGTCGGTCACCACCCTTCCCCGCTGCAGGAAATAGTAGCTGGCCAGCATGGTGAGGTCTCCCCGCCGCAGGATCATGCTCTGGACCTCGATCTCCTCGGTGGGGCTGACCCGGATCCGCAAAGGGCGGCTCTGCTCCATCTCGAAGCCGCCCCCCAGAAGGCAGGCCTGGGGGGCGTGGGCAGTGTGCCCCGTGCCCTGCCAGCTGTAATAAGGCACCAGGAGCAGGATCTGGCTCGGGGAGTCGGGGCGGGTGAAGGTGGCATCCACATAGTCGTCGGCCCAGAGGCGGTCCAGGATCTCTTTGGACAGGTGATGCCGCTCGCCTTTCCAGTCGCCAATGGTCATGGGAAAGCTGGCAAAGCTCTCCCTGGCAGGAGGGCTGGCAGCTCCTGGGGTGGCAGTGAGCAGCCAACCACTGCCCGCAAAGAGCAGGATCATGGAGGCCGCAAGCCCGACCTGCACGGCTGGAGTGGTGGGCCGGCTGCCAGATTCAATGGTCGTCGGCACCGCCGGTTGCGGTGGCCGGCCGATCCGCATCAACAGCCAGCCGCAGGCGGCCAGGATGGCAGTCGCCAAGACAAACATGGACCAGCCGGAGAAGTCATGGAAGAGATTCTCCGCCATTTCCGGATGGCCGCTTACGGTCAGGAGGCCGGTAATCCAGATCCGCACCGCATTGGTGACAATGGACAGGGGCAGCACCAGGGCCAACAGCATGCCGCGCCGCCAAGCCCCCCTGGTGAAGAAGTACCCGACCAGGAGGGCCATGAGGATCATGGGCATGAAGTAGCGCAGCCCGCTGCAGGCATCAACCACCTCCAACTGGTTGCCGCCCAGATCGATGACATTGCCTTCCAGGAAGACGGTGACCCCGCTCGCCCGCAGCAGCATCACCGACAGGGTGCTGGCCACCATCCGCAACCGGAACGTGAGAAGGTTGTTGAGGAACGGCGGCAGGGGGGTGATGAAGAAGAGGATCAGGAGGGGGAACCACAGGCGGCGGACACGGCTGCCATAGAGCATGGCGAAGACGGCCACGACCGTCCCCCACAGACCGATGAACAGGGCGGTCTCCATGGAGCCCTTTTCTCCCAGGACGGCCACGATCGCAGCCAGCAGGGCGATCGGCAGGCCGAGGCCGCTCCAGGAGAGCTCGGTGAATCGGAACCGCTCCTTGGCGTCCCACAAGAGGTAGACGACCAGGGGGACAACCAGATAGCCGTAGTCGTTGTCCCCGGTATCCCAGCGCACCAGGAGCTTTTCCAGGCCGAGACGAAAAGCCAGCGCCAAGGCAAGAATCATGGCCGCCAGGAGCAGCCATGACATGGTGGTCGTCTTGTAGGACGTGGACATTTTTTCTTCAGCCTCGCAGAGGGGATTGCGGTCCAGACGCTCGGGATGAGCGGGCAGGGCCTCGCGGCAATCGGCAGCCCCTGGCCTACCTGGCGGCGCCCAGCTTCTCCATGGCCCGAAGGTACTTGGGGGCCTCGACGCCCCAGTGCAGGTCGGCCCGCACCCGCCGGAAACCGAAGTCGCCCATCTGCCGTCGCAGCTCCGGCCGGTCCAGGAGATAGGCGATCTTGGCGGCCAGATCCCGGGGGTTGTTGCGCTCGGCGTACAGGCTGGCCTCCTGGGCGGATACCCGGCCTTCGGTGAGGTCATATTGGACCACGGGCTTGCCCAGGGCCATGTACTCCATGATCTTGTTCATGGTGGACTTGTCGTTCATCTCGTTGGCTACGTCCGGATTGACGCAGACATCGGCGGTGCACAGCGCCTCCACCATGGGGGCATCCGGGATGCGGCCAGTGAAGGTGACGACGGATCCCAGCGCCATCCGGGTGCACAGAGACTTGGCAGCCTCCAGCTCGGTGCCGCCCCCGATAATAACAAAATGGACGTCGGTCCGCCCCATTTCTTCGACAAGGATCTTGACGGCCGCCAGGAGGTGGTCCAGCCCTTCCTGCTTGCCCATGACCCCGACGTAGCCCACCAGATAGGCCTTGCCCTTTTTCCAGGCCGGATTGGCGGGCACGATCTGCAGGCGGTCCAGGGCTGGGCCGCTGCGCACGACGATCACCTTCTCCGGAGGCATGCGGCCTCGGCTGATGGCAATCTGCCGGTAGGACTCGTTGGTGGCAATGCTGCAGTCAGCGGTCATGAAGGTCAACCGCTCAAGAAGGCAGATCAGACGGTACAGCACGTCCTTGCGGCCGAACTTGGCGATGTAGAGCTCGGGGTTGATGTCGTGGTGGTCGAAGACGAAGTTCTTGCGGAAGAAGAGCTTGAAGAAGAGGCCAATGAGGAAGATGGTGTCCGGCGGGTTGCAGGCCTGGATGACGTCGAAGCCCCGCTCTCTCAACACCCGGATGGCCAGTACGAATTCCCAGAACAGCGAGGAGGCGTATTCCGCCGCATAGCCCATGGCCCCTTCGCCCTCCAACGGCAGCGGGTGCCGGTAGATGGCGATGCCGTTCAGCTCCTCGTAGCGGGCCTCGAAGCCTTTGCCGGTGGGGCAGATGATGGACACCCGATGACCGGCGGCGGCCAGGGTGTTGGCCTCCTGCCAGACCCGGCGATCGAAGGGCAGGGGCAGGTTCTCGACGATGATGAGGACCCGAAGAGGCCTACCAGCCGATGCCATCGTACCGCTCCGTCGGCTTGGGGGAATCGGCGATCCGGACGAGATCGACCAGGAACTGCTCAGGCCGCAGCCGCAGCAGGATGCTCCGGAACTCCGGGTCGCCGTTGCCGATCACGATGGTCTCGCCGTGCTCCAGGGCCTCGTCCAGGGTCGGCACCATCAGCTTCGAGATGTGGGGGATGTGGTTGAGGATGTAGTCCCGGTTGGCGCCCACCAGCCGGGCCAAGTTGACGTTGCGGTCGTAGATACGCAGGTCGCAGCCTTTACCCAATAGCCGTTCGATGAGCTCCACCACTGGACTCTCCCGCAAGTCGTCGGTGCCGGCCTTGAAGCTGAAGCCCAGGACCCCGATCCTTCTGCGGCCTTTGTCCATGATCATCTGGAAGGATCGGTGGAGGTGGCTTTCGTTGCTGGGCAGGACAGAGGAGAGGAGGGGCAGCTCCAGGTCCAGGGAGCGGGCCTTGTAGGTCAGGGCCCGCAAGTCCTTGGGCAGACAGGAGCCGCCAAAGGCGAAGCCGGGACGGAGGTAGTTGGCCGAGATGTTGAGCTTGGTGTCCTGGCAGAAGATCTCCATGACCCGGTGGCTGTCGATGCCGACCTTCTTGCAAAACCCGCCGATCTCATTGGCAAAGCCGATCTTGACCGCATGCCAGGCATTGTCGGCGTACTTCACCATCTCCGCGGTCTCGATGTCGGTGCGGAAGACCGGGGCGTCGAGCCCGGCATAGAGACTGGCCAGAAGATCGCCGCTGGCCGGGTCGGTCTCGCCGATCACGGTCTTGGGTGGATGGTGGAAGTCCCAGACCGCCGTCCCTTCCCGGAGAAACTCCGGGTTGTTGCAGACTCCGAGGTCGGATCCCGCACGCTTGCCGCTGTGCTCCTCCAGGGTGGGGATGACCACCCCTCGCATGGTGCCCGGCAGGATGGTGGAGCGGATCACCACCACGTGGCGCGCGTCCTTGTCCCGGAGCGCGGCGCCGATCTCCTCGCAGACCCGCCGGATGTAGCGCAGGTCGAGGTTGCCGTTCAGCTGGCTGGGGGTGCCGACGCACACCAGGGACAGCTCGCTTGCCGCCACCGCCTGCCGGGTGTCGACAGTGGCGGTGAGCCGCTGGGCTGCTACCCCCTGCCAGATCAGCTCTGCGATGTCCTTTTCAATGATGGGGGTCAGGCCCTGGTTGATAAGGTCCACCTTGGCAGACACCGGATCGACGCCGGTCACCCGGTGGCCTTGGCCGGCCAGACAGCCGGCAGAGACAGCCCCTACGTACCCCATGCCGAAGATGCTGATTCGCACCGCGCTTGCCCCCTTGTCGCGTCAGAATGTGCTGCACCGCAGGCTGATCACCACGAAAGAATCCGCAGGCGGGTGACCAGTGTTGTGGTGCCAATAACGGAGTTTAGCATTCCCAGGGCGGTGCTGGGAACCTTCCTGTCGAAGGAGCGTGAGACCCAGCCGCACGGCGGCTTTTCCTCGCCGCGGCGCAATATCAGCTCGCCGGCGTCGCTGGCGGCAAGCGCCACCCGCACCGGCCCGTTTTGCACGAGTACCCCGCCGTCATCGCGGCTGACCTCACAGCCCTCGGCAAGATGCCAGAAACGTTCGACGATGTGCTGGCCCCGGCATTCCAGGGTGTCGGTGACGACGATCTCCCGCGCCTTCTTGTCGAGCACCACCTGCCGGCGGTGCAGCACCGGGTCGGCGAGGCGCTGGTACCCGTCGTGGTTACCCGCGAAGAGATCGGCATCGTCACCTGGCTGCCAGACCTCGCAGGTGGCCCGCGCCTTTCGCAGCCACAGGAAGCTGCCGCCGATCTCCGACTGGTCGAGGCCATCGATTCGTACGGTGTTGTGGGCGCCGGTGCCCCGGAAGTAGTTCCGCCAGGCCTTCTGGGTGTGGTAGGCAAAGGTGCCGGGATCGACCAGAATCTCCCGGCCGGCCACCGACAGACAGAGGGCCAGGGCATCGGCATGGCCGTGGGCGGCGATGGACAGGTAGCCCAGGGGGCCACAGTCCACCAGGCAGCGGACCTCCTGTCCGGTCCCCAGGTCCAGGCCCAGAAGATAGTAGCCGCCGGAGGCAAAGGTCCGGCCGGGGCCAGCCGGAGCCGGGGTGGAGGCCAGGGTGCGGAAGCGGGCGGCAGCCTTGGCGCCCAGCAGCCAACGGCTCTTGTCGTCGAAGATTCGGGCCCTGGCCGCCAGGTCCGGACGATCGAAAAGGACGGCGCCGGTGGCCAGGAGGGAGCGGTAAGGACAGAACCCCGCCTCCTGACTGAGGCGGACGGCATAGCCGTCGTCGGCATCGCCCAGCATGGGCAGGTGGCCGGCCACATCCATGATGGCGGCCAGATATTCCAGCATCCTTTCGATGATCGCCCGATAGGCCGGCGGGAAGGTGACGCCGCAGGCCGTGCCGGCCAGGAGCGCCAGCACAAGGAAGTCCAAGACGAACTGCTGGTAGCTGACCGCCTGTTCCTTGTTGACGCCGTCCGGCCAGTTCTGCCGGACCGCTTCTTCCACCAGGATGCCGTGGGCCAGGGCCTGCCACTGGCGGCAGCGGTCCCAAAAGGGCCAGGTGATCGTGGCGATGAAGAGGCCTGTCGCCTCGCCGATGAGATGATTGTTCGCCGACGAGTGCCGGGAGAAGTGGCCTTGGATGAAATGGGCGTGTTGAAAAATGGACTCCAGCCAGCGCCGCCGCAGGTCTTCCCCGGCGGGGCCTGCAAAGAGGGGAGAGCTCCAGCCGCCTGCCAGCTGCCAGACCAGGGCCCAGTTGATGAGGCGGATGCCCAGCTCCAGGGAGCTGGTCCAGTTGGGTCCCATCAGATACGGGCACTGGCGGAGCCAGGAGTCGAGCTGGCCGGCAAGACCAGTCAGGAAGAAACCGTCGCCGGTGAGGGCATAGGCCTGCGCCACAGTCACCAGCTGCAGGTGGCGGTTGGGCTCCCAGAGGTACTTGATGTCCCCCACCTTGCTGGGATCCCGGTAGTCCAGGGTCTTGCCGAACACCAAAGGCGCGGTGCGGCCGGTGCGGGGATCCCGGTTCCAGTTGGGAAGCGGCCCCAGATCGGCGTCGTCCAGGGCAAAGACTGGCCAGTGGCCGGCCAGGATCCGGCGGGCGGCAGCGGCATAACCGTCGGCTGCAAAGGCGTCGGCCTGTGGCCGGGGTAGCCAATCGCCGCCCCTCGTCGGCGCGGCTGGGGGCGGCACCTGTCGGACCACCCCGACGCCCATGGCCTCGAGACGGGCCTGCGCGGTCCGGCGCGCACGGAAGAGCACCTCGGCTCCCGACATGACGGACAGACGATTCCAGAGCCAGCGGATCTTGTTGGCTTGTGGCATGGCGATCCGATTGGAGGGCGGCGGGGCAACCGAGTCCGGCTCAGACGCGAGCTGGCCCCGTTCCGGCGGCAAGCGCGGTGACCGCCGGCTCGGTGTCGCCGCGAGCTCGGGTCAGCGGTAGGTGCTGACGATGGTCCGCGCCTGCTGCGGCGACAGCCCAAGAACCCGGGTCATGAGGTCAGCGGCGAAATCGTCGGTGAGAGACGCAAGAAAGCTGTTCTCCTGGGCCAGGGCCTCGTCTCTCGTCATCTTGCCGCTGCGGATCATGTTGCCGTAGCCGAAGCAGCTCTTGGTGCAGCCATAGATCTTGGTGTGGATGAAGTTGATCAAGGGCGCGATGGCACAGTCGGTACGCCAAGTGGAGACGCTCCCCTCCGGGGCCCGCCAGCCCAGCTCTTCCTGGATGGTCTTCTTGATCAGGCCCCGGTCCCACTCCACGAAGTCGAAGAGATGGATCTCCTCGATGCCGGCTATCCTGAGTTGGGGCGTTCCCCGGGACCACAGGGAGTTGCCCTTGACCGGGAATTCCATGCGCTGCCTGAGGTAGAAATATTCGTAGTGAAGGTAATGCGGATTGAGGTA
The genomic region above belongs to Thermodesulfobacteriota bacterium and contains:
- the gmd gene encoding GDP-mannose 4,6-dehydratase, whose protein sequence is MNRRTALITGITGQDGAYLAELLLEKGYEVHGIKRRTSLFNTDRIDHLYKDPHEADRRFILHYGDMTDSSSLLRVVQEVQPDELYNLAAQSHVQVSFEEPEYTADSDALGALRLLEAIRILGLSGKTRFYQASTSELYGLVQEVPQNEKTPFYPRSPYAVAKLYAYWITVNYREAYGLYACNGILFNHESPVRGETFVTRKITRALARIKLGLQDRLFLGNLDARRDWGHARDYVEMMWLMLQQEAPDDFVIATGEQHTVREFVATAAAEVGINLRWEGAGRQEKGYDAESGRCLVEVDPRYFRPTEVEILLGDPTKARTVLGWQPRTRFKALVQEMMRDDLRLAERDHLCSRKGFQAFSYHE
- the xrtD gene encoding VPLPA-CTERM-specific exosortase XrtD; translation: MSTSYKTTTMSWLLLAAMILALALAFRLGLEKLLVRWDTGDNDYGYLVVPLVVYLLWDAKERFRFTELSWSGLGLPIALLAAIVAVLGEKGSMETALFIGLWGTVVAVFAMLYGSRVRRLWFPLLILFFITPLPPFLNNLLTFRLRMVASTLSVMLLRASGVTVFLEGNVIDLGGNQLEVVDACSGLRYFMPMILMALLVGYFFTRGAWRRGMLLALVLPLSIVTNAVRIWITGLLTVSGHPEMAENLFHDFSGWSMFVLATAILAACGWLLMRIGRPPQPAVPTTIESGSRPTTPAVQVGLAASMILLFAGSGWLLTATPGAASPPARESFASFPMTIGDWKGERHHLSKEILDRLWADDYVDATFTRPDSPSQILLLVPYYSWQGTGHTAHAPQACLLGGGFEMEQSRPLRIRVSPTEEIEVQSMILRRGDLTMLASYYFLQRGRVVTDPWRNKLFLVWDSITRQRTDGALVRVEMALGQQVSLEEARQELSDFHARLWQLLPRHVPS
- a CDS encoding glycosyltransferase family 4 protein, producing MASAGRPLRVLIIVENLPLPFDRRVWQEANTLAAAGHRVSIICPTGKGFEARYEELNGIAIYRHPLPLEGEGAMGYAAEYASSLFWEFVLAIRVLRERGFDVIQACNPPDTIFLIGLFFKLFFRKNFVFDHHDINPELYIAKFGRKDVLYRLICLLERLTFMTADCSIATNESYRQIAISRGRMPPEKVIVVRSGPALDRLQIVPANPAWKKGKAYLVGYVGVMGKQEGLDHLLAAVKILVEEMGRTDVHFVIIGGGTELEAAKSLCTRMALGSVVTFTGRIPDAPMVEALCTADVCVNPDVANEMNDKSTMNKIMEYMALGKPVVQYDLTEGRVSAQEASLYAERNNPRDLAAKIAYLLDRPELRRQMGDFGFRRVRADLHWGVEAPKYLRAMEKLGAAR
- a CDS encoding nucleotide sugar dehydrogenase, with translation MRISIFGMGYVGAVSAGCLAGQGHRVTGVDPVSAKVDLINQGLTPIIEKDIAELIWQGVAAQRLTATVDTRQAVAASELSLVCVGTPSQLNGNLDLRYIRRVCEEIGAALRDKDARHVVVIRSTILPGTMRGVVIPTLEEHSGKRAGSDLGVCNNPEFLREGTAVWDFHHPPKTVIGETDPASGDLLASLYAGLDAPVFRTDIETAEMVKYADNAWHAVKIGFANEIGGFCKKVGIDSHRVMEIFCQDTKLNISANYLRPGFAFGGSCLPKDLRALTYKARSLDLELPLLSSVLPSNESHLHRSFQMIMDKGRRRIGVLGFSFKAGTDDLRESPVVELIERLLGKGCDLRIYDRNVNLARLVGANRDYILNHIPHISKLMVPTLDEALEHGETIVIGNGDPEFRSILLRLRPEQFLVDLVRIADSPKPTERYDGIGW
- a CDS encoding alginate lyase family protein, which produces MPQANKIRWLWNRLSVMSGAEVLFRARRTAQARLEAMGVGVVRQVPPPAAPTRGGDWLPRPQADAFAADGYAAAARRILAGHWPVFALDDADLGPLPNWNRDPRTGRTAPLVFGKTLDYRDPSKVGDIKYLWEPNRHLQLVTVAQAYALTGDGFFLTGLAGQLDSWLRQCPYLMGPNWTSSLELGIRLINWALVWQLAGGWSSPLFAGPAGEDLRRRWLESIFQHAHFIQGHFSRHSSANNHLIGEATGLFIATITWPFWDRCRQWQALAHGILVEEAVRQNWPDGVNKEQAVSYQQFVLDFLVLALLAGTACGVTFPPAYRAIIERMLEYLAAIMDVAGHLPMLGDADDGYAVRLSQEAGFCPYRSLLATGAVLFDRPDLAARARIFDDKSRWLLGAKAAARFRTLASTPAPAGPGRTFASGGYYLLGLDLGTGQEVRCLVDCGPLGYLSIAAHGHADALALCLSVAGREILVDPGTFAYHTQKAWRNYFRGTGAHNTVRIDGLDQSEIGGSFLWLRKARATCEVWQPGDDADLFAGNHDGYQRLADPVLHRRQVVLDKKAREIVVTDTLECRGQHIVERFWHLAEGCEVSRDDGGVLVQNGPVRVALAASDAGELILRRGEEKPPCGWVSRSFDRKVPSTALGMLNSVIGTTTLVTRLRILSW